The Benincasa hispida cultivar B227 chromosome 11, ASM972705v1, whole genome shotgun sequence genome has a segment encoding these proteins:
- the LOC120089739 gene encoding alpha carbonic anhydrase 1, chloroplastic produces MAPPFSSIFVFSLLFIGAFVQAYEQAGQSAEFTYEGSHGPENWGSLSPSYATCSNGKSQSPINIVKDNAVIGKHLQTLVRGYHVANATLINNGFNIGMHFGENSGGVAVIDGKNYSLQQLHWHSPSEHRLDGEQFAAELHLLHRADDGSLAVVGILLQIGEADPLLADIHDKLVELANESCGSNEEAHIAVGGLDIKHLRKKTRKYFRYIGSLTTPPCTENVIWSVLGKVRTISQQQIESLKAPLNPVYKNNARPVQPLNGRKIEIYDELSEH; encoded by the exons ATGGCTCCTCCATTCTCCTCTATTTTCGTTTTCTCTCTTCTGTTTATTGGTGCCTTCGTGCAAGCCTATGAAC AGGCGGGGCAATCTGCTGAATTTACTTATGAGGGCTCACATGGACCTGAAAATTGGGGAAGCTTGAGCCCAAGTTATGCAACTTGCTCCAATGGGAAATCACAGTCACCGATAAACATTGTGAAGGATAACGCCGTGATTGGCAAGCACCTTCAAACACTAGTCAGAGGATACCACGTTGCTAATGCTACACTTATAAACAATGGCTTCAACATTGGG ATGCACTTTGGGGAGAATTCAGGTGGAGTAGCTGTCATAGATGGTAAAAACTACAGCCTCCAACAATTGCATTGGCACTCTCCTTCCGAACACCGCCTCGACGGCGAGCA ATTTGCAGCCGAGCTTCATCTACTCCATCGGGCAGACGACGGCAGCCTCGCCGTCGTAGGAATCCTCCTCCAAATCGGCGAGGCCGACCCCCTACTCGCAGAC ATACACGACAAATTGGTGGAGTTAGCCAATGAAAGCTGCGGCAGCAACGAAGAGGCTCACATTGCAGTAGGAGGCCTAGACATAAAGCACTTGAGGAAGAAGACTCGCAAATACTTCAGATACATCGGCTCTCTCACAACTCCTCCCTGCACTGAGAACGTCATATGGAGCGTTCTCGGCAAG GTGAGGACGATTTCCCAGCAGCAAATTGAATCACTGAAGGCGCCATTGAATCCGGTATACAAGAACAACGCCCGACCGGTACAGCCGCTCAATGGCCGGAAGATTGAGATCTACGACGAGCTCAGCGAGCACTGA